In a single window of the Bacillus clarus genome:
- a CDS encoding DsbA family oxidoreductase: MKIEVWSDFVCPFCYIGKRRLEMALEQFPHRDDVEVEFKSFELDPNTPIYFGTSINEVLASKYGISIEEANRNNIQLGNHAASIGLNFNFEEMKPTNTFDAHRLAKFAKDQGKEKEIVENLLFAYFTESQNLSDVETLANIAENSGLDKQEALNVINDKSAYANDVRVDEAIAQQYRITGVPYFIVNQKYAISGAQPLETFVGALQQVWEEENPAPKLQELSSDGGSDLSCTDGSCSVPSKEQ; encoded by the coding sequence ATGAAAATCGAGGTTTGGTCAGATTTTGTATGTCCATTTTGTTATATCGGGAAGCGTAGATTAGAAATGGCTTTGGAACAATTCCCACATAGGGATGATGTTGAAGTTGAGTTTAAAAGTTTTGAATTAGATCCAAATACGCCGATCTACTTTGGAACGAGTATTAACGAAGTACTTGCATCGAAGTATGGGATTAGTATTGAAGAAGCTAATCGTAATAATATACAACTAGGCAATCATGCAGCTAGTATAGGTTTGAATTTTAATTTTGAAGAGATGAAGCCGACAAACACTTTTGATGCGCATCGTCTGGCGAAGTTTGCAAAGGATCAAGGGAAGGAAAAAGAGATTGTAGAAAATCTTCTTTTTGCATATTTTACTGAATCACAAAACTTAAGTGATGTGGAAACGCTTGCTAATATTGCTGAAAATTCTGGGTTAGATAAGCAAGAGGCTTTAAATGTTATCAATGATAAAAGTGCTTATGCGAATGATGTTAGAGTTGATGAAGCGATTGCTCAGCAATATAGAATTACTGGAGTACCTTATTTTATTGTTAATCAAAAATATGCTATTTCAGGTGCGCAACCACTTGAAACTTTTGTTGGTGCACTTCAGCAAGTCTGGGAAGAAGAGAATCCTGCACCTAAGTTACAGGAACTTTCATCAGATGGGGGAAGCGACCTTTCTTGTACTGATGGAAGTTGTTCGGTTCCTTCAAAAGAACAATAG
- a CDS encoding alpha/beta hydrolase codes for MKKIGVITMVVLVLLAIAYMLVGNYFYNYALNAKQEKEFLEDNPHLAETVSASGDVLATNEEKNANFVSKYKPNTVTINSFDKLKLTGYEYMNEQSSHKWAILVHGYNGKASEMTKYIRNFYEKGYNVIAPDLRGHGNSEGDYIGMGWHDRKDIMLWIQEILKKDPNSEIALYGISMGGATVMMTSGEDLPSNVKVIIEDCGYSTVIDEFTYQLKDLFHLPKFPIMNAANTVTKLRAGYDLEEASAVKQVAKSKTPMLFIHGDADTFVPFEMLDEVYNAAKVEKEKLIVSGAGHGEAEKVDSNKYWNTVWKFVEKYIPA; via the coding sequence ATGAAAAAGATAGGTGTAATTACAATGGTAGTTTTAGTCCTTCTAGCAATTGCTTATATGTTAGTCGGGAATTATTTTTATAATTATGCATTGAATGCGAAACAAGAAAAAGAATTTTTGGAGGATAATCCTCACCTAGCGGAAACAGTGAGTGCATCGGGAGATGTATTGGCTACAAATGAAGAAAAGAATGCAAACTTTGTATCAAAATATAAACCTAATACAGTGACTATAAATTCTTTCGATAAGTTGAAATTAACAGGTTATGAATATATGAATGAACAATCTAGTCATAAATGGGCAATTTTAGTTCATGGATATAATGGTAAAGCCTCAGAAATGACGAAATATATCCGGAACTTTTATGAGAAAGGCTATAATGTCATAGCTCCAGATCTTCGTGGGCATGGGAATAGTGAAGGAGATTATATTGGGATGGGGTGGCATGACCGTAAAGACATTATGCTTTGGATTCAGGAAATTCTAAAAAAAGACCCTAATTCAGAAATAGCTTTATATGGTATCTCTATGGGGGGAGCGACCGTTATGATGACTTCAGGTGAAGACTTACCTTCTAATGTTAAAGTCATTATTGAAGATTGCGGATATTCAACTGTTATTGATGAATTTACTTATCAACTAAAAGATCTATTCCACTTGCCTAAATTTCCTATTATGAATGCGGCAAATACAGTAACTAAATTGAGAGCTGGATATGATTTAGAAGAGGCTTCAGCTGTTAAGCAAGTTGCGAAAAGTAAAACACCTATGCTATTCATTCATGGGGATGCTGATACATTTGTTCCGTTTGAAATGTTAGATGAAGTATATAATGCTGCAAAAGTAGAAAAAGAGAAATTAATTGTTTCAGGTGCGGGACATGGAGAAGCGGAGAAAGTAGATTCAAATAAATATTGGAATACTGTATGGAAATTCGTAGAGAAGTATATTCCGGCATAA